Proteins from a genomic interval of Equus quagga isolate Etosha38 chromosome 11, UCLA_HA_Equagga_1.0, whole genome shotgun sequence:
- the KRT14 gene encoding keratin, type I cytoskeletal 14 gives MTTCSRQFTSSSSMKGSCGIGGGSSRMSSVLAGGSYRAPSAYGGGLSVSSSRYSSVGACGLGGGYGGGFSSSSFGGGLGGGFGGGYGGGLGAGLGGGLGGGFGAGFGGGDGLLVGSEKVTMQNLNDRLASYLDKVRALEEANTDLEVKIRDWYQRQRPAETKDYSPYFKTIEDLRNKILTATVDNANVVLQIDNARLAADDFRTKYETELNLRLSVEADINGLRRVLDELTLARTDLEMQIESLKEELAYLRKNHEEEMNSLRGQVSGDVNVEMDAAPGVDLSRILNEMRDQYEKMAEKNRKDAEDWFFTKTEELNREVATNSELVQSGKSEISELRRTVQNLEIELQSQLSMKASLENSLEETKGRYCMQLAQIQELISSVEEQLAQLRCEMEQQNQEYKILLDVKTRLEQEIATYRRLLEGEDAHLSTSQFSSGSQSSRDVTSTSRQIRTKVMDVHDGKVVSTHEQVLRTKN, from the exons ATGACCACCTGCAGCCGCCAGTTCACCTCCTCCAGCTCCATGAAGGGCTCCTGTGGCATCGGTGGTGGCTCCAGCCGCATGTCCTCTGTCCTGGCCGGAGGGTCCTACCGGGCCCCCAGCGCCTATGGGGGCGGCCTGTCGGTCTCCTCCAGCCGCTACTCCTCCGTGGGAGCCTGCGGGCTGGGGGGCGGCTATGGCGGCggcttcagcagcagcagctttggTGGGGGCCTGGGTGGCGGCTTCGGTGGAGGATATGGTGGTGGCCTTGGTGCTGGCCTTGGTGGTGGCCTTGGTGGTGGCTTTGGTGCTGGCTTTGGTGGCGGTGATGGGCTCCTGGTGGGCAGTGAGAAGGTGACCATGCAGAACCTCAACGACCGCCTGGCCTCCTACCTGGACAAGGTGCGTGCCCTGGAGGAGGCCAACACCGACCTGGAAGTGAAGATCCGTGACTGGTACCAGAGGCAGAGGCCCGCTGAGACCAAGGACTACAGCCCCTACTTCAAGACCATCGAGGACCTGAGGAACAAG ATCCTCACGGCCACCGTGGACAATGCTAATGTTGTCCTGCAGATCGACAATGCCCGCCTGGCTGCTGATGACTTCCGCACCAA GTACGAGACGGAGCTGAACCTGCGCTTGAGTGTGGAGGCTGACATCAACGGCCTGCGCAGGGTGCTGGACGAGCTGACCCTGGCCAGGACCGACCTGGAGATGCAGATTGAGAGCCTGAAGGAGGAGCTGGCCTACCTGAGGAAGAACCATGAGGAG GAGATGAATAGCCTGAGAGGCCAGGTGAGCGGAGACGTCAATGTGGAGATGGATGCAGCCCCTGGCGTGGACCTGAGCCGCATCTTGAACGAGATGCGCGACCAGTACGAGAAGATGGCGGAGAAGAACCGCAAGGACGCCGAGGACTGGTTCTTCACCAAG aCAGAGGAACTGAACCGCGAGGTGGCCACCAACAGCGAGCTGGTGCAGAGCGGCAAGAGCGAGATCTCGGAGCTCCGGCGCACTGTGCAGAACCTGGAGATCGAGCTGCAGTCCCAGCTCAGCATG AAAGCATCCCTGGAGAACAGCTTAGAGGAGACCAAAGGCCGCTACTGCATGCAGCTGGCCCAGATCCAGGAGCTAATCAGCAGCGTGGAGGAGCAGCTGGCCCAGCTGCGCTGCGAGATGGAGCAGCAGAACCAGGAATACAAGATACTGTTGGACGTGAAGACGCGGCTGGAGCAGGAGATCGCCACCTACCGCCGCCTGCTGGAGGGAGAAGATGCCCA CCTCTCCACCTCCCAGTTCTCTTCTGGCTCTCAGTCGTCCAGAGATG tgACCTCCACCAGCCGTCAGATCCGCACCAAGGTCATGGATGTGCACGATGGCAAGGTGGTGTCTACCCACGAGCAGGTCCTTCGCACCAAGAACTAA